The Fulvivirga ligni genome window below encodes:
- a CDS encoding methyl-accepting chemotaxis protein, whose product MALDKKENKEVAVAQSSNGKTASSKSKKVTAEVDFLQVMEGAALPIIMSNEQNEIVYFNNAAEELWGYSRSEVIGKSSTMLAPDYDGQDSEEDLKNNPTMEAVVQTKKGKKVDVWFTRSECITNGEKLYTSFIQDITERKKLEGEFQNQIEQSKAQEEELRQNMEELAATQEEMQRRQAEMEHLKSSVDSGWASIEFEPDGTILTANANFLDVLGYGSVEEIEGKHHRIFCEDEYVNSHEYKKFWSELAAGKIQDGEFKRITALGQDVWINASYTPVKDASNKVIKVIKIASDITDMVEARRQGENIKKSVDTGWAYIEFEPDGTITSCNQNFLDAMGYMSVSEIEGKHHRIFCDPSYASTKEYNNFWRDLGSGISKNGEYERVTNDGKKVWLQAAYTPIKNAKGIVEKVIKIAADISEVKLPVLEVSKIIGDMAQGDLTQSFNMNAEGYVKEMGDALNVAIENLNALLGTIDESAQQVASAADNMKDRTDGMKNNTAEMASAISQMAKGAQDQAQKTDESSKLTEQVLESASSMEAKSEIINRAAEKGVKSCEDGLKIIKNLVTNMTGINESAGLTSESIKVLTERAEEIARTLNVITDIAAQTNLLALNAAIEAARAGDAGRGFAVVAEEIRKLAEDSRKSAVDIEKIIGDVQKDTQSASKAIDIMTTSVKDGSGATREAEKIFEEISSSSEETLELSKFIKEASSSQKASVDTVAKNIEQIVVVAEETAAGTEEIATSSGSLNNGMEDVASSSSQLTQISLELKQRVNKFKLKGYATHTRR is encoded by the coding sequence ATGGCACTCGATAAAAAAGAAAACAAAGAAGTGGCTGTGGCCCAAAGCAGCAACGGTAAAACCGCTTCTTCGAAGAGCAAGAAAGTTACCGCTGAGGTAGATTTTCTGCAGGTTATGGAGGGAGCTGCCCTGCCCATAATTATGTCTAATGAACAAAACGAAATCGTTTATTTTAATAACGCAGCAGAAGAATTGTGGGGATACAGTAGAAGCGAAGTAATAGGAAAAAGTTCTACCATGCTGGCACCTGATTACGATGGTCAAGACTCTGAAGAGGATCTAAAAAACAATCCAACCATGGAGGCTGTGGTTCAAACTAAGAAAGGTAAGAAGGTGGATGTGTGGTTTACACGCAGTGAATGTATTACCAACGGCGAAAAATTATATACCTCTTTCATTCAGGATATAACAGAGAGAAAGAAACTGGAAGGAGAGTTCCAAAACCAAATTGAGCAATCTAAAGCTCAGGAAGAGGAGCTTCGGCAAAATATGGAAGAGTTAGCGGCAACTCAAGAAGAAATGCAGCGTCGCCAGGCCGAAATGGAACATCTGAAATCTAGTGTAGACTCAGGATGGGCTTCAATTGAGTTTGAACCGGATGGTACCATTCTTACAGCCAACGCTAATTTTTTAGACGTGCTTGGTTACGGATCTGTTGAAGAGATTGAAGGCAAGCACCACCGTATTTTCTGCGAAGATGAATATGTTAATTCTCATGAGTATAAAAAATTCTGGTCAGAACTGGCAGCGGGCAAGATACAAGATGGTGAATTTAAAAGAATAACAGCACTTGGGCAGGATGTTTGGATCAATGCCTCATACACGCCGGTGAAAGATGCTTCAAATAAGGTGATTAAGGTAATAAAAATTGCCTCGGACATTACCGATATGGTTGAAGCCAGGAGGCAGGGAGAAAATATTAAAAAGTCAGTCGATACAGGTTGGGCATATATAGAGTTTGAGCCAGATGGCACTATCACTTCATGTAATCAAAATTTCCTGGATGCTATGGGATATATGAGCGTGAGTGAAATTGAGGGAAAGCACCATCGTATCTTCTGCGACCCATCTTATGCATCCACAAAAGAATATAACAATTTCTGGAGGGACCTAGGATCAGGAATAAGCAAAAATGGTGAATATGAAAGAGTAACTAATGATGGTAAGAAAGTTTGGTTACAGGCAGCTTATACGCCCATCAAAAACGCAAAAGGCATTGTCGAAAAAGTAATCAAGATAGCGGCAGATATTTCTGAGGTGAAATTACCTGTGTTAGAGGTAAGTAAAATTATCGGTGATATGGCGCAAGGTGATCTTACTCAGTCATTTAATATGAATGCCGAAGGTTATGTGAAAGAGATGGGAGATGCTCTTAACGTAGCCATTGAAAATTTGAATGCACTTTTAGGTACTATAGATGAGAGTGCCCAGCAGGTGGCCAGTGCTGCAGATAATATGAAGGATAGGACAGATGGGATGAAAAATAATACTGCAGAAATGGCCTCTGCTATCTCTCAAATGGCAAAAGGTGCTCAGGATCAAGCTCAAAAGACAGATGAGTCTTCTAAACTAACCGAGCAAGTATTAGAGTCTGCAAGTTCTATGGAGGCCAAATCAGAAATCATTAACAGGGCAGCTGAGAAAGGTGTGAAAAGTTGTGAAGACGGGTTGAAAATCATTAAAAATCTGGTGACGAATATGACAGGGATTAATGAATCTGCAGGCTTGACATCAGAATCTATTAAAGTGCTTACTGAGAGAGCAGAAGAGATTGCGAGGACGCTCAATGTCATCACAGACATTGCCGCTCAAACTAATTTGTTAGCCTTAAACGCAGCCATAGAAGCAGCCCGTGCGGGAGATGCGGGTCGTGGGTTCGCAGTAGTGGCAGAAGAGATTAGAAAACTTGCTGAAGATTCAAGAAAGTCCGCTGTAGATATCGAGAAGATCATTGGTGATGTTCAGAAGGATACTCAATCAGCATCTAAGGCTATTGATATTATGACCACCAGCGTGAAAGATGGTTCAGGAGCTACCAGAGAAGCTGAGAAGATATTCGAGGAAATCTCATCATCATCTGAGGAGACTCTTGAGTTGAGTAAATTCATAAAAGAAGCCAGTTCCTCTCAAAAAGCATCGGTTGATACCGTGGCTAAGAACATTGAGCAAATCGTAGTAGTGGCAGAAGAAACCGCAGCAGGAACTGAAGAGATTGCTACTTCATCAGGCTCACTGAATAACGGTATGGAGGATGTTGCATCATCAAGTAGTCAGCTTACGCAGATATCACTTGAGCTAAAACAAAGAGTAAACAAATTTAAATTAAAAGGTTATGCAACGCATACAAGGCGATAA
- a CDS encoding chemotaxis protein CheW, translating into MQRIQGDKVKDKTQENDNEQKGKVSQIVVFKQGEEEYAMHIDQIKEVVITPGITRLPQTPEYVLGVANIRGNIIAILDLEQKFGLKKDVAREGGEKNFTLVIESEEFKMGVLVNDVPNTLSVYESEIEESLNVIHDSSMEQNYIKGIVKKDGRLIIMIDTLKIVNASEMNSIAQSVA; encoded by the coding sequence ATGCAACGCATACAAGGCGATAAAGTCAAGGACAAGACTCAAGAGAATGACAATGAGCAAAAAGGTAAAGTGTCGCAGATAGTTGTGTTTAAGCAGGGAGAAGAGGAGTATGCGATGCACATTGACCAGATAAAAGAAGTAGTCATCACTCCTGGTATAACCAGACTGCCTCAAACACCAGAATATGTTCTTGGGGTAGCTAATATCAGAGGTAATATCATAGCCATTCTAGATTTGGAACAGAAGTTCGGTCTTAAAAAAGATGTAGCTAGAGAAGGTGGTGAGAAAAACTTTACGCTGGTCATAGAAAGTGAAGAGTTTAAAATGGGTGTATTGGTAAATGATGTTCCAAATACCCTGTCGGTTTACGAAAGTGAAATCGAAGAAAGTTTAAATGTAATACATGATTCTAGTATGGAGCAAAATTACATTAAGGGCATTGTGAAGAAGGATGGGAGACTGATTATTATGATAGACACCCTTAAAATAGTGAATGCCTCGGAAATGAACAGTATTGCTCAATCTGTAGCCTAA
- a CDS encoding response regulator encodes MSKNVLIVDDSLYMRKIIKDAMEANGYTVIGQAANGEEAIDMAFELMPDLITLDNILPDMIGTDILKVYKEEGLKSKVIMISAVGQESVVNEGISLGAVDYLVKPFTNDQLIAAIAKT; translated from the coding sequence ATGTCAAAGAATGTATTAATTGTTGATGATTCGCTCTATATGAGAAAAATCATTAAAGATGCAATGGAAGCCAATGGATATACGGTTATCGGTCAGGCCGCTAACGGTGAAGAGGCCATAGATATGGCTTTTGAACTCATGCCTGATCTTATAACGCTTGATAATATACTGCCAGATATGATTGGTACCGATATTTTAAAAGTATATAAAGAAGAGGGTTTAAAATCTAAAGTGATCATGATCAGTGCGGTAGGGCAGGAGTCTGTTGTAAATGAAGGTATTTCATTGGGAGCGGTAGACTACCTGGTGAAACCATTTACTAATGACCAATTGATAGCTGCCATAGCCAAAACCTGA
- the cheB gene encoding chemotaxis protein CheB, protein MIKTLIVEDSGLMRMRISDVLRSAGIVEIVGTAKNGDEGLKAIKLKRPDVVITDMVMPDYDGLYLVKNAMKESPVPIIVLSSLDRKSAQVFEALSSGAFEFLDKPRSQRGLGFNKPLIDLVKTAAGVDTDSLKSTGAVRNHLEHTFDSLLTYEVVAVGASTGGPSAIEVFLKGLPANFPVPIVIAQHMPQRFIESFAQRLDTYTNLKVKTAEIGETLRPGHIYLCSGEYNTEVVPDHGNGRPIFAKKQRKYKEFNHPSVDCMFDSVAEYYKNKAIAVILTGMGKDGMEGIVKIKKAGGLTIAQNEKSCVVYGMPKAAVDAKAADYVVHIDELPGFVTSCFC, encoded by the coding sequence ATGATTAAAACTCTGATAGTAGAAGATTCCGGGCTGATGAGGATGCGAATATCAGATGTGTTACGCTCTGCCGGGATCGTGGAAATTGTAGGGACTGCAAAAAACGGCGATGAAGGTTTAAAAGCTATTAAACTTAAAAGACCTGATGTAGTAATTACAGATATGGTTATGCCTGATTATGATGGTTTGTATTTGGTGAAAAATGCCATGAAAGAAAGTCCGGTGCCTATAATTGTCTTGAGCTCTTTGGATAGAAAAAGTGCTCAGGTTTTTGAAGCGCTATCTTCAGGAGCTTTTGAGTTTTTGGATAAGCCAAGAAGTCAAAGAGGACTAGGTTTTAATAAACCACTTATAGATCTGGTGAAGACAGCCGCAGGTGTAGACACCGACAGTCTGAAATCTACTGGCGCTGTTAGAAATCATTTAGAGCACACCTTTGATAGTTTACTTACCTATGAAGTAGTGGCAGTAGGGGCCTCAACAGGAGGGCCATCCGCCATTGAAGTTTTTCTGAAGGGATTGCCGGCCAATTTTCCAGTGCCTATTGTCATAGCACAGCACATGCCTCAGAGGTTTATAGAATCCTTCGCTCAGCGATTGGATACCTACACTAATCTAAAGGTTAAAACCGCAGAGATAGGTGAGACTTTACGTCCGGGGCATATTTATCTCTGTTCAGGTGAATATAACACTGAGGTGGTTCCAGATCATGGTAATGGCAGGCCAATCTTTGCAAAAAAACAAAGAAAGTATAAAGAATTTAATCACCCTTCAGTAGACTGTATGTTTGATTCTGTCGCAGAATATTATAAGAACAAGGCCATTGCGGTAATATTAACTGGGATGGGTAAAGACGGTATGGAGGGTATTGTGAAAATCAAAAAGGCCGGTGGGCTGACCATAGCTCAAAATGAAAAGAGCTGCGTAGTATACGGAATGCCAAAAGCCGCGGTAGATGCTAAGGCCGCTGATTATGTGGTTCATATAGATGAACTCCCCGGTTTCGTGACAAGTTGTTTTTGTTAA
- a CDS encoding chemotaxis protein CheA has protein sequence MKSNDEEYKEIFLAEALENFEEINKVLTQLEKKPTDAGFINTLFRITHTMKGNATAMGFDGISSLTHIMEDLFGEVRNKKIDLDSEIFTALFKAVDVLEALINSIKTGDKVQYRGIQTKLKVIIERAKDGGASADTEEVKEEKKKPARKASSKTKAKSPAKKKEPVAKKEDPVNESEQELTDQDLEQMLEEPVQEEELEVVSDSKIVVSDLVHVPVRKLDNLLNLVGELIIERDRILASHGSGTHSSEFSRLNRISSDLQYSVMNVRLVQVGFLFNKFHRVVRDAANLEGKKVKLELSGVDTEIDRNILQIISDSLIHLIRNSVSHGIEVPEERKSLDKSEEGVISLSAYNDSDGVVIEIKDDGKGIDVERVKTKAIENGLINADMLSLMSQDEVLMMIFEPGFSTREEVSALSGRGVGMDVVKKATDSIGGNIKVETEKNNGTTIRLKLPSSMAVKGTLLCVMDDETYAIPLSYTEAVVSLYKKDLHKLSSGLVSTYLGKTISIVFLKDLFRLDREKNVDRRKVLQMGFDNLHPEAQLHVVIVSHNGRTIGLVVDKLLQQKEIVEKPLFKPLDNIKIISGVTILGNGRVCPVLNIASINNMVFTATLANQKAY, from the coding sequence ATGAAATCTAATGATGAAGAGTATAAAGAGATTTTTTTGGCTGAGGCACTGGAGAATTTTGAAGAAATTAACAAAGTTCTCACCCAACTTGAAAAGAAGCCTACGGATGCAGGTTTTATCAATACACTTTTTAGAATAACGCACACCATGAAGGGGAATGCTACAGCCATGGGCTTTGATGGCATTAGCTCTCTTACACATATAATGGAGGACCTTTTCGGTGAGGTAAGAAATAAGAAAATTGATCTCGATAGTGAAATATTCACCGCTTTATTTAAAGCCGTAGATGTATTAGAAGCCCTTATTAATTCTATTAAAACTGGTGATAAAGTCCAGTACAGAGGCATTCAAACCAAGCTTAAGGTAATTATAGAACGTGCCAAAGACGGAGGTGCTTCTGCTGATACAGAGGAAGTCAAAGAGGAAAAGAAAAAACCAGCACGCAAAGCCAGTAGCAAAACTAAAGCTAAGAGTCCAGCGAAAAAGAAAGAACCTGTGGCCAAGAAAGAGGATCCGGTTAATGAGTCTGAGCAGGAGTTAACAGATCAGGATCTGGAGCAAATGCTTGAGGAGCCTGTCCAGGAAGAAGAGTTAGAGGTGGTTTCAGATTCAAAAATTGTAGTATCTGATCTGGTACATGTGCCAGTAAGAAAGCTGGACAACCTCTTAAATCTTGTAGGTGAGCTGATCATAGAAAGAGATAGAATTCTAGCCTCCCATGGATCAGGTACGCATTCAAGTGAATTTTCAAGATTAAATCGTATCTCATCAGATTTGCAGTATTCGGTTATGAATGTGCGATTAGTACAGGTGGGGTTTCTCTTCAATAAATTCCACCGCGTAGTTAGGGATGCTGCTAATCTTGAGGGTAAGAAAGTGAAGCTAGAGTTGTCTGGAGTAGATACGGAGATTGATAGAAATATTCTTCAGATTATCAGCGATTCTCTTATTCATTTGATTCGAAATTCTGTGAGTCACGGTATTGAAGTGCCTGAGGAGAGAAAATCATTAGATAAATCCGAAGAAGGAGTAATATCACTTAGCGCTTATAATGATAGTGATGGCGTGGTCATAGAGATTAAGGACGATGGTAAGGGAATTGATGTTGAAAGGGTTAAAACTAAAGCTATCGAGAATGGCTTGATTAACGCGGACATGCTTTCTCTTATGAGTCAGGATGAAGTCCTGATGATGATTTTTGAGCCTGGGTTTTCCACCAGAGAAGAAGTCTCAGCACTCAGTGGTCGCGGTGTAGGCATGGATGTGGTTAAAAAGGCGACCGACTCAATTGGGGGTAACATAAAAGTGGAGACAGAAAAGAATAATGGAACCACTATACGTCTTAAGCTCCCATCTTCCATGGCTGTAAAAGGTACTCTTCTTTGTGTTATGGATGATGAAACTTATGCTATTCCATTATCATATACTGAGGCGGTGGTTTCCTTATACAAAAAGGACCTCCATAAACTTAGCAGTGGTTTAGTAAGTACTTACCTGGGTAAAACCATTTCTATTGTCTTCCTAAAAGATTTATTCCGCTTAGATAGGGAGAAGAATGTAGATAGAAGAAAAGTCCTTCAAATGGGGTTTGATAATCTACACCCAGAAGCGCAACTGCATGTGGTTATAGTCTCTCATAATGGACGCACCATAGGTCTGGTAGTAGATAAATTGCTTCAACAAAAAGAGATTGTAGAAAAGCCTCTTTTTAAACCTTTGGATAATATAAAAATAATTAGTGGGGTCACGATTTTAGGTAATGGCAGGGTATGTCCAGTCTTAAATATAGCCTCTATCAATAACATGGTATTCACAGCTACATTAGCTAATCAAAAAGCTTATTAA
- a CDS encoding PAS domain S-box protein, with product MKSFNEYISAAAIITTVVAVEFIFHNSWLTSGLIIAAASLCIWSKYRSHEALEEQTKTRKIVEKGMNEASRVIANLGKEGERQFSVLDEENELTKAILRVDADMKRFNEEEQKRNWRIEGLAKFSELLRSHDKNVEQLSEDIITNLVRYISGNQGGLFVHKNDEMGEYLELTACYAYDKVRIREKRIEIGQGQIGQCYLEKETVYLLDVPEDYVTITSGLGQSTARNVVLVPLKLNETVYGIIELASFNAFPAYRIKFLEQLGENIASVFASMRNNDHTTHLLQEAQTLTTELQSREEEMRQNMEELSATQEEMSRKQSELDGIVGGINSTMGLIELNTSGKIVHSNTIISEILEYSESELRLRTYNDIIGMEDTNRDFLREICSCQKDTKHYQTRSKTGKPKWLSVSFSPIQDNAGETSKILGLVRDITSRKLKDLEFEKLSLVADNTNNAVIISDKNGLIEYVNKGFTDMTGYKEYEVVGRKPGSFLQGIDTNKDTISRIREGLLREESVYEEILNYKKTGESYWISMAINPVFDKDGNIDKFISIQADITDTKKQALDYQYKLNAISKSNAIVEFDVEGRMIDVNENFLKIVGYTRDEVIGNHHEMFVSRDEKSSSAYLDFWRKLKKGEVLSDEFLRIRKDGEEVHLKGIYNPIFDINGKPYKIVKFVTDITQQKILKFEKRKQEVELANQMEAINKTIATAEFDLDGHLRKTNEIFDGITGIDLTVNNKIHYSDIIPPSELLKPQTELMWTNLKDGKFFSGEFKLKDVNGKELWLVGTFNPINDISGKPYKVMMYAQFTTQEKEKQKDLVGIVNAMKSTTPVMELHPDGTFKNGNTLFMEFFGYNRIELRRKPFHEFVDGGTPAIIKGIIKEIKQNNFLEREFTFINSDGEKKDFQISYSAIYDLEDKLSKIVTILIERSKVIKSDHHERY from the coding sequence ATGAAATCCTTTAACGAATACATAAGCGCTGCTGCAATAATTACTACTGTAGTAGCAGTAGAGTTCATATTTCATAATTCCTGGCTTACGTCAGGACTTATTATTGCTGCAGCATCATTATGTATTTGGTCGAAGTATCGGTCTCATGAAGCCTTGGAGGAGCAGACTAAAACTAGAAAAATAGTAGAGAAAGGAATGAACGAGGCGTCAAGGGTGATTGCTAATCTAGGCAAGGAGGGAGAAAGGCAATTTTCTGTACTTGATGAAGAAAATGAATTAACCAAAGCTATTCTAAGGGTTGATGCTGATATGAAACGCTTCAACGAAGAAGAGCAAAAGAGAAATTGGAGGATTGAGGGGTTGGCAAAGTTTAGTGAGCTTTTAAGATCACATGATAAAAATGTAGAGCAGTTATCAGAAGATATAATTACTAATTTGGTGAGATATATCTCTGGTAATCAAGGCGGATTGTTTGTTCATAAGAACGATGAGATGGGTGAATATCTTGAGTTAACCGCCTGTTATGCTTATGATAAGGTTCGAATAAGGGAAAAGAGGATAGAGATAGGGCAAGGGCAAATTGGTCAGTGTTACTTAGAGAAAGAAACAGTCTACTTACTGGATGTGCCAGAAGATTATGTTACGATAACCTCTGGATTGGGGCAGTCAACGGCTAGAAATGTTGTACTTGTTCCATTAAAATTGAACGAAACTGTTTACGGTATAATTGAATTAGCTTCTTTCAATGCCTTTCCTGCATATAGGATAAAGTTTTTAGAGCAGCTGGGTGAAAATATAGCCTCAGTGTTCGCTTCAATGAGAAATAATGACCATACCACTCATTTACTTCAAGAGGCTCAGACTTTAACTACTGAGTTGCAGTCTAGGGAAGAGGAAATGAGGCAGAATATGGAAGAACTCAGTGCTACTCAGGAAGAGATGAGTCGCAAGCAATCTGAGCTGGATGGAATTGTTGGGGGTATCAACAGCACGATGGGCTTAATTGAGTTAAATACTTCAGGCAAGATCGTTCATTCCAATACTATTATATCTGAAATTCTTGAGTATTCTGAATCAGAATTGAGACTAAGGACTTATAATGATATAATTGGTATGGAAGATACCAATAGGGATTTTCTTAGGGAGATATGCAGCTGTCAAAAAGATACAAAACATTATCAGACCAGATCAAAAACAGGAAAGCCTAAATGGCTTTCGGTTTCATTTTCTCCAATACAGGACAATGCCGGGGAAACAAGTAAAATTCTTGGATTGGTAAGAGATATTACCTCCCGCAAACTCAAAGATCTGGAATTTGAAAAACTATCTCTTGTAGCTGATAATACCAATAATGCAGTAATTATATCTGATAAAAATGGCCTGATTGAATATGTAAATAAAGGGTTTACTGATATGACTGGCTATAAAGAGTATGAAGTAGTGGGGAGAAAACCAGGTTCGTTTCTTCAGGGAATTGATACTAACAAAGACACTATAAGCAGAATAAGGGAAGGACTTTTAAGAGAGGAGTCGGTTTACGAAGAGATTCTTAATTATAAGAAAACGGGAGAGAGTTATTGGATCTCTATGGCTATCAATCCAGTATTTGATAAAGACGGCAATATTGATAAATTCATTTCTATTCAAGCAGATATTACTGATACGAAGAAGCAAGCTTTAGATTATCAGTACAAGCTCAATGCGATAAGTAAATCAAATGCTATAGTTGAGTTTGATGTTGAGGGTAGGATGATTGATGTTAATGAAAACTTCCTTAAAATAGTTGGTTATACCAGGGATGAAGTTATTGGTAATCATCATGAAATGTTTGTTTCAAGAGATGAGAAATCTTCATCAGCCTATTTGGACTTTTGGAGAAAGCTTAAGAAAGGAGAGGTATTAAGTGATGAGTTTTTGCGCATTCGCAAAGATGGAGAAGAGGTTCATCTAAAAGGCATTTATAATCCTATTTTCGATATAAATGGGAAACCATACAAGATTGTGAAGTTCGTAACGGACATTACCCAGCAAAAAATCTTGAAGTTTGAAAAGCGTAAGCAGGAGGTGGAGTTGGCTAACCAAATGGAAGCGATCAATAAGACTATTGCTACAGCTGAGTTCGATTTAGATGGCCATTTGAGGAAAACCAATGAGATTTTTGATGGGATCACTGGAATAGACCTTACAGTGAATAATAAAATTCATTATTCAGACATTATCCCGCCGAGCGAGCTCCTAAAACCACAGACAGAGCTAATGTGGACTAATTTAAAAGATGGTAAATTCTTCAGTGGAGAATTCAAACTGAAGGATGTAAATGGCAAGGAGCTATGGTTAGTTGGTACTTTCAATCCCATAAATGACATCAGTGGCAAGCCTTATAAGGTGATGATGTATGCTCAGTTTACCACCCAGGAAAAGGAAAAGCAAAAAGACCTTGTGGGAATTGTTAATGCGATGAAGAGTACTACGCCAGTAATGGAGTTACACCCAGATGGCACCTTCAAAAATGGTAACACATTATTTATGGAGTTTTTTGGATACAATCGAATCGAATTACGAAGAAAACCTTTTCATGAGTTTGTTGACGGTGGAACACCTGCCATCATCAAAGGAATAATCAAGGAAATTAAGCAGAATAACTTTTTGGAAAGAGAATTCACATTTATCAATTCTGATGGAGAAAAGAAGGATTTTCAAATTTCATACAGTGCTATATATGATTTGGAGGATAAGCTATCGAAGATAGTGACTATTTTAATTGAGAGGAGTAAGGTAATAAAATCAGATCATCATGAACGTTACTAA
- a CDS encoding CheR family methyltransferase codes for MNVTKAELDSFTNVLFQKYGFDFTCYEPQSLLRRVNRVLHVFKVNSVHELWIMMLQDRNLVYSFMDQISVGLTSMFRDPQVWIELKTLLSNYSVNRKIRVWNAGCSTGEEVYTLAILLDELNMLDNVEILATDMNQTAMQEAKKGIYHKVKMLDYEKNYKVFNKFSSFSRYYDTDDKHIIMKDYLLKNVRFQYHNLITDAFPGEFDFIFNRNVLIYFDQRMKEKLVNKFYNHLKPDGYYIMGFYDSMLSDQQKQKYNTTLSNLRVFSKYPIPQDISQVSA; via the coding sequence ATGAACGTTACTAAGGCAGAGTTAGATTCATTCACTAATGTACTTTTTCAAAAGTATGGCTTCGATTTTACTTGCTATGAACCGCAATCATTATTGCGGAGAGTCAATAGAGTTCTGCATGTGTTTAAAGTAAATAGCGTACATGAGCTTTGGATTATGATGCTGCAGGATAGAAATCTGGTGTATAGCTTTATGGATCAGATTAGTGTAGGTCTAACCTCCATGTTCAGAGATCCACAAGTTTGGATAGAGCTCAAGACGCTTCTTTCTAACTATTCTGTGAATAGAAAGATAAGAGTCTGGAATGCAGGCTGTTCCACCGGAGAAGAGGTTTATACATTAGCCATTCTACTTGATGAGTTAAATATGCTCGATAACGTAGAGATATTAGCTACTGATATGAACCAGACAGCGATGCAGGAAGCTAAGAAAGGCATTTACCACAAGGTGAAAATGCTTGATTATGAAAAGAATTATAAAGTTTTTAACAAATTTTCTTCCTTCAGTAGATATTACGATACTGATGATAAACACATCATTATGAAAGATTACTTACTGAAAAATGTAAGATTTCAGTATCATAATCTTATCACAGATGCATTCCCAGGAGAGTTTGACTTTATTTTTAATAGAAATGTTCTGATCTATTTTGATCAGCGCATGAAAGAAAAGTTGGTGAACAAGTTTTATAATCACTTAAAGCCGGATGGATACTACATCATGGGCTTCTATGACTCTATGCTGTCAGACCAACAAAAGCAAAAATATAATACTACTCTCTCAAATCTCAGGGTATTTTCAAAATACCCTATCCCACAAGATATTTCCCAGGTGAGTGCTTAA